DNA sequence from the Anguilla anguilla isolate fAngAng1 chromosome 4, fAngAng1.pri, whole genome shotgun sequence genome:
TGGTAACCAACTTTCAGTGTGGAAAAGCAGAATGGTCTTATAATTTCAGTTACAGAAATTTTGAAATGGcatatttgttaatatttttgatGTCCCTCGCATTAGTTCCTGAGGCATGCACCTTAGAAGTGGCACTTAGGCCTATGTGATTGTAACTTAGCTCTCTTGGTGTTTGCTTACAATGTGAAATACACTTGTGGGTGACACTTTGGCCAATGGCTGCTATCTGTTCATTGACTAAATTACATATTCAGTTACCTACTAATTAGGTACTActacaatcaaaaaaaaaaaaaaatctcacaatgacaaaaaatgcaGTATTGTTGCTGCATTATACAATACAGAATTCGAAGACGTCTGATGTGGGAGTCAGTTGCCATGTATTACACAAATTAGGACGTGTGCACATAGCACAAATATTTGGATGGTGCACACTCCTTTTTTGTACAGAACTGTAATTTTGACCACATGCTCAGTTTGACCTACCCTATAGGTTTTACATGCAATAAAACTGGGTCTTTCGATCTGCCAAATAGTCTGCGTGAACATGTGTACAATTTATGGATGAACACGCCGTTATgataattttgatattttgttttaagcTGCGAATGGATCAAATGAGGACCGTGGAGAGGTGGCCGATGAGGACAAGAGAATAATCACAGATGATGAGATAATCAGTCTTTCCATTGAATTCTTCGACCAGAACAAGTATGGTCTTCAACTAAATACCGCTCTTTTGTCCTGTCATTTGAAcactaatttaatattttttaaatgtttttttttttgttagtctTCTTTTACCCAGCAACTTTTTAAGGTTTAACTTtatcagtaaaaaaagaaacacagaagAGTCTTTCAGTTTACACCATTGCTGTTACAGTCTGTGACGAAATGATCGGAGTGTTGTTTAACCGTTGTTGCATCCTTTATCCGTTCAGGATGGAAAAACAAGGCAGCATGGatgaaaagaaagcaaaagaaGAGGTAATGCAGCTCTGCATTTCTTTCATCTTGGTCACATATATTCAACATGTCAATACTAAGAGCATGTAAAGACATGCAAGAGTTAAGTCTCTTGCAGATACTATAGAGTACTATAGAgtaaaatgttgattttggctgttttatcTTAGCAAAAATGTTCTGCAACCTAAATTCGAATTGACACCATTGAATAAATGTGAACATGTTTTCATGATGTCAAATTGAACATTATTTGTGACTGCTAACCTCATGACCTTGTGCATTGAATATTAATTTTCCATTCTCAAAGCTGGAGACAAAGTGCATAGTAGATAAATTTACCTTTGTCTTGAGTAATTTAGAAtatttgtacattatttttattttgcaggtaAATAACAAACGGTATCTGCAGTGCCCTGCTGCCATGACTGTGATGCATTTGAGGAAATTCCTAAGAAGTAAGATGGATGTTCCTTCCACCTTCCAGGTAAGTGAATTATGTgctaattcattcattatttcacAGTCTTTAACCATCAGCTGATGAAGCAGtagactaaataaaaatgtatgtcagTTTGGAGCGTACTGGTATTTCCACTGTACATAAAAACGGTAACTGAAACCAGGGCTGTGTAAAGcgataattttaaaaatggctaaGCGGTTTAGTACTTCCtcaattatattattaaaagcTACTGTACAACTCAACAGGATGATTGAGCAGTCTGTTTCACATAGTACTTCTTCAAAGACAACTGACTgaattggaataaaaaaaattaaaaaaaatagaatcacTATAAAATTGTGGTTTTCTGTAGCAGTACTTTCTTGTAATGGTTAGCTGTTGTGGtggttgatgtttttttgtttttttttgcaataatacAATACGGTctcattttttatgattatgtgGAATTATTttgtacacatgtgcacattttGTACATTGGTATTAACAATTGAATGTACttgcaataaaaatgataaattccTCTTACTTTCCATCCAATTTAGATTGAAGTAATGTACGAAGATGAACCGTTGAAAGATTACTATACATTAATGGACATTGCCTACATCTATACCTGGAGAAGGgtaattttcttttaatatcTTTTCTTAATAATGATGTTGTATGTTGTcttcagaaattaaaatgaataaaagaaaagaaagagtcTTTAGAGGAGtttgaaaattagttttgaaGCTAATAGAAAATGGGAAACCATTGCTTTGATTCAATCCAACTGCACTGtacctgaataaaaaatgttagtTATTTTGTTACTTAACTGGGAGTTTGTATTTGGTAGtgtccaaataaaaaatagtataCCTAAGTAAAGAAAGATTGTTCTTGCTTCCATTCATGGATCAGAGTAGAGGATGAAGTGCATTATGTGCaaattatgtacattttgtaaatttggGCCTGTAAAAAAGATATTTCAAGTTTCTCAGCTTCatattagtttattttagtttcacGTGttgactttgttttgtttttgctaaaaGCTGTGACTTCAAATATAGTAACCAAATATTTAATAAACCATTGCTATTCTGCTTGCAGAATGGACCACTACCTTTGAAGTACAGAGTTCGTCCCAACTGCAAAAAGATGAAGATCAGCCACTCGCCAGAGGGACTGAACAGCGCCGGCCGCTCTGGGGTGGAGAGCGACTCCGCCAGCGATAAAGCCAGCAGCCCCGCTGGCGTGCCTTCCACTTCCTCATCGCTGCCCAGCCCCGGCACCCCGGTTCAGTCGCCGCACCCACACTTCCCCCACATCTCCAGCACGGTCAACGGGAACAGCACGGCGCCCTGCCCTCCAATCCGACAGACCACCTTCTGCAACAAAGTGCGCAAGGCCTCCTTCAATGGCTCCTCCACATCTTCAGGATGATGGCCACCGAGCCAGATGATCCAGTTCTTCTGATGCCAACATAGCTCCACTGTAGATGCTTActttttatcattgttattgCTCTAATTATGTCACGTGTGTTTTGACTTAAATGAAATCACATTTCAGTTGAAATGGAGTAATGGAGGTCATGGACAGATTAGTCCCTGTGTTTCTTCCTTATGATTActattatgatttttatttttatttttggtgtgaAAAAGCACAGGAGGTCCTGTTGAAGGTGGTGTATATGGGAACATTAAGGGCAAAGCTGAGAAATTCTCTTATTTCTAGAGAAAGAAGGTGCGCTTTGTAGATTTTAAGAAATCTTTTGCTTTTGATCCACCAAATTCAATGAATATGTTATGCTTGGCCTAAATTTGAATGTGCATTTCAATGTAGACACTTGTCTTCTCAGACTTCAAAGTTTTTTGATCGAAATGATTTACTTTATAATTGTAAAACGCGCCCAATTTAAGAAATTAAACTAAACGTATACGtctaagtaaataaaatgtaaaaggtgTGTTCAGTTAGTTGCTATCTGAAcgaatttaaaatgcaaaccagAACCCGTTAAAATGGGGCGGTTTAGAAGatcatgaatatatttttattgcacacATAGTTGCCTCTATCCTAATTAGCAGCAGTATTACGGCTTGTGGACTTTTTTGCAGAGTTTTTGTAAAGAGTCTGCAACCATTCAGGTTGCAGTAAGcctgttcagtttttttaattctttgctGCCGCCGAGCCGAGGGACAGAGTGCTTCGTTCTGTCTGCTTGGCTAAATGTTTGAAGTTCGGTCTGAACGCTGCAGAAGTCAGATTCATAATAAGCAAATGTATATAGGCCTGTATGTGCATATTTACTTAATTAGCTAATGTAGAGGTGGAATAAATGAACAAAGCTCATTGTCTGAAAAAGACATAGACCTCTGTTAAACTATATATGAAAGTCCATTTCATGCTAGAAGACAAATGTTTTGATGTCTCCACAGTGTTCTCAATATTTGTACTGGCCGTTTGTTTGTAAAACTATTGTATTGTTACTGTTGCACAGTATAAAAACatctaaataaacattttacattttgattacTTTGTCTTCgttttagaattttattttcatgcgcaacatttaaaaaagtgaacGCATCGAAATTCAGCTGTTCCTTAACAATaacttaattaatttgtttcacGTGTCCCTCAACTCTGCGTTTGTTACAGCTGGAAGAAAGAAATACCAACCGGAAGAGTTGTGGCTATTATAAAATCACCACTGTTGTAGTGAATCACCACTAATGTTTAGAGAGCTCAGAAGTTTACCGAGTTTAGTTCCATTTTGATGTGACGCCAGTGAGCTTGCGTATAATTACAGTGGCGCTATCAGACTCCATCAGATCATTTTGAATTGCAAACTGGCAACTCAGGCTGATAGAAGTCTGCTGAAGTCACTAGGCCTTCAGTTTTATGTGCAAAGTTTATTTAATTCTGCAGAGTACAGTACATTTTAGACCTATGCACACGTatgaatttatttgtgtttgctgCCTATAGCAGTTAACAGTTCAGAAAATAACTTAATTGTGTTTAAAGCCTGCCCCAGATAAAACATGTGttcaagatattttttttccactgaataAGATCGTTGTTAAATTCAATAATTATACAGAAATTATTTTGCCtgcaaaataatggaaaatttGTTGAAGACAACCTGTGAAATGTGTAATTACTTTGgacacatttttcttcattctttcttttattttactgactGATTATGTCAATGGTGATATTCACATATAGGCATGTTTGTAAATCTGTTTAATCAAATGTAAAGGACACAAtacattgtctgttatttttcaaaacatacTATTATTAATGAAAAACGCCTTTAAAAACttattaaaatatctttaaGCAATTGCAATTATTAacatcaaatgtttattttctcttgTTAACCTTTGAAATGttgcaatatttattattttatatataagcTCTATATATACGATAATGTGCTAAATATAAGAAATGATTTCGCCTGGTTAAAATAgtaattgttgttattattattattatccataataataataataataataataacgatattattattatatatatatatataattcttattattatacCGAAATGTTGACTTTTATTAGTACAGTTTTCTCCAAATTTGtggaaatataatttattaattatattagtAAGTACTAATTATATTTTCTAGATTTTGTGACGTATTTTAATTTATAGGCCTATGTCGTCTTGAATTGACATCTCCGCTATTTtgtatacacactcacacctattAGATCacctgtggtaaaaaaaaaataaaaataaaattatacacaAAGTCGAGTTtaacttcaaaataataaaataaaataaaaataatcttagcCTCGACTTTACCTGTACcaaaatgtcaattttattATAGCTAGAGTCATTGAACGtgtaatataaaattatatatatatatatatatatatatatatatatatatatatatatatataatcaccAGAATTAAGCACACTTAATTATCAATGAATGTAACCTCTATGGCTTTTATAGGCTACCGCTATCACAAACATCATGATCATGGGTCAGTTAACGCCCCTCGTGGCAATATAAGTACAGATTGTCAAAAGTCCCAGACTACTCGGAGAAAGAAAAGGATGAAAcagattataattttttattcttattttaaccAAGAAACACACCAAGCATAGAAGCATTCGAGAGAATTTCGGTTACTGCGCCGCACGAAAAGACAGGCTATAACACCTATCGGGGCAGTCATAAAGAGAGTGAATGGAAATATCAAAATCATCACATATACCACACCTATAGCCTACTTCAAACTGCtctgacatgtcagtagtcaccgaggaaacacatttccagttGTAACGGGAGACCAGCCACACACTCTGATTATGAAGCCATGGGGTTTTATGTGTGACTGTAAGAACATTGATGCGCAAGAATCTTGGTAACTTACCATCAAATAAGTAGTGGTAACATCCAAATCGATGAGGAAATctgcttctgtttgtttctgaaaaCCCAAGTAAACTTCTTCAAACCAAATAACTTactatacagaccaatctggtaTGTGCTTATTacaaatgcctgtgaccaggtgactgtttcttttccattcatCACTTGGAGCATGCAAAAGATAATGCTTTGTCAAgccagcaagcaaattagctgaacacatttaaacacagaactaacttttaaaaagttgaaaaatacaattaatttgtttaattattttttacttttttaataattatagtAACTTAATGCTAAATTATTGTGATTTCTTGTAGACTGGATATGAGGAACGAATTCTCACGTTCTGTAGCCGTGCATGTTACAACAAATGCTTCCCATGTTTTATTAGACCAGATCAATCACCTGTcagaaatgcataaaatgcTATAAGGCTCACAGTGCTTGGGGCCATGCAATTattccaatcaattgaattagCAGAAGCACAAAGTAGTTTACGGTCTACATTGTAATACACAGAATAGGTTCTTTAACCACATTTATGTTCTGCGTGTGGCATTAAAAATCATTATAATTGTCCTATTTCTGTCCGAAAGgaatttgtttgaattaaatatCAAGTATAAAGTGAATTCCCCGGGTTTCCAGTAGCCTACCTTTGAGATCGTGGTTCTTATGCAATGCTTGCCATCTTTGAAATAAAGCTCTACTGATAAGTTCGCTAGTTTTTCGGACGGAAAGAACGCTTCTAAATTATCGTTCAGCTTACTTGTGTCTGCGCTTATAATGGAGGGAAATAATGGTACTCACTGATAATGGTACTCGTGTctgaaataatgacaaaatcaatttcaacattttataGCTGTAACTATAGACACCATTCCTACActaaaaaatgtaggctactgataTTTAACTCCAGTTCTGTCACGGGCAGCAGTTCTATccgactagcaacagttgaatgtaaaaatgacaaaaattagTTATTTCAGAATCAATAGCCTAATCACTGTAGACTGAAAAATGGGTTTGCGGTGGAATATTTTCTAAAGTAGCCtaaataatcaaaacatttaaaacgtAAACGAGAGCAGGacacttttttcttcacaaactcagtttggtgaattTATTGTAGAGCTATTGTAATCATTTGAGAActgtctttttgtgttatttttgtgtaaGAGAGAATCCCCTGCGTAgtacaatgaaaacaaataaacaactcacgaaaaaaaacaaagacagacaggattgttttattaattgattgattgagaaAAACTAGTAAGCGAATGATATTTCAGCTGTTCCCAAAAGaagctaaaaaaatatttttaagaaacatCAAAATACATAAACCTTGGTGCATTTCATTAGTAATTTAACAAAAGCACAATTATTGTATGGTATAATGATTTTGCATACTGCCAAGCCTCTTTCAGTACTTCCAAGTGGATTCAAGCCTGTTCCAGAGATAGAGGATTATTGGGAAACTTTAAAATAGACTTCAAGGGGAAAACAACAATATTGCAGAGATTCCATTAAGCTTTTATGTAAAATCGTATGCTTGTTTGAGTACAATAGCCTAATAAAATTCCACTCTGTGCAGTCTATTGAATTACAGTAATAGGACATGCAGACACGTGAGAATATTGATTAATCAAATACAATACACACAATGGATCTGGCCAAGAAAAACAGCAAGTCATTtacacaaaataacagacagaaaacatcaaaatacaggaaaatgaaaatcatatgGGTGGATAATTTGataacagttttgttttttccattttccattgcaTTAGACTGAAGACCTGCAACACTTGTGTTGTCTGTGCATGggcacattaaataaaacaaaaatagttcATGTCATGTCAGGACATGCTTAGGCACAACATTCATTCCACAGCATTAGTGGTTGCTTGGTAAAATGATCATATTCCAAGTCAATTTTCTGAAACTGCATTGCACATGGTTACAAACCCTTCTTGCAGCCTTGGCATTGTGGCATGCTGGCTATTAAAATTCTGACCTTGGTGTCAGTTTGTGACCAGGTTTGGCATGGTCCTGCATCTTGTTGACCATGGCCACGTTTGTAACCATGACCAGCACCTTCTTACAATTTCTCAACTTGGAGTTAAACTACTAAGCTTCCcatggtcacatggtcacatgaTCCATGTAAGAAAGGATGGTATCAAGGTATCCACATATAACTAAGTAACAGTAAATTCAACAGTGAACTCTGACAGTTACCAAATGATTACATAAGTACCCTGTCAGGTTAGCACAATCATTTGTAATTCAGcataataaaaactaacatttAAGGACTCAAGGGGGTAATTTCGTTTAGCACGTTCATTTTTGCACAGTGAAACCGTTtagcatgttcatttttttacaatggAACCGTGATTTGAAAAAATGACCCCAAAGAAGTTGTAAAAACTGCACACATAAATAGGTGAGTGCATTCAGCATATCTTTACTTGTActctggtgtgtgtatatatatatatatatatatatatatatatatatatatatatatgtgtgtgtgtgtgtctgtgtgtgtgagagaattaTGTTTGTCAGCATGCATTTGAGACAGGCTTGTAATTTATGGGCAAGAAcagtaaatatattattagattgcttttattttttcagttacatTAGCGGCTCTTATCAATAAGTTGGCTTTAAAGGCCTACCAGAACACATAACGTCAGAAATAACTCAAATAGATAAATTAGAAATATCAGTTgactttatattttcatttaaaccgTTGTATATAACTATTCTTAATAGATTTTGATAGATGAAGTCAGGGCCTAACCCTAAATACTTTTACTTTCAGTTCCCGGGGTATGAAGATTGGTGTAAAATGTGGTTTATCTTGTTTCGTTCAAACTGCTGGCCCTCAATTTAAACGCACAATAGCCTAGTAGTCTACTATG
Encoded proteins:
- the bmi1a gene encoding polycomb complex protein BMI-1-A, encoding MTMHRTTRIKITELNPHLMCVLCGGYFIDATTIIECLHSFCKMCIVRYLETSKYCPICDVQVHKTKPLLNIRSDKTLQDIVYKLVPGLFKNEMKRRRDFYAEHPSVDAANGSNEDRGEVADEDKRIITDDEIISLSIEFFDQNKMEKQGSMDEKKAKEEVNNKRYLQCPAAMTVMHLRKFLRSKMDVPSTFQIEVMYEDEPLKDYYTLMDIAYIYTWRRNGPLPLKYRVRPNCKKMKISHSPEGLNSAGRSGVESDSASDKASSPAGVPSTSSSLPSPGTPVQSPHPHFPHISSTVNGNSTAPCPPIRQTTFCNKVRKASFNGSSTSSG